The DNA sequence GGACTGGCCAGATAGACTTCCGACGTGGCGTGGCCCATGCGGCCGACAAAGTTCCGGTTGGTAGTGGACACGGCCCGCTCGCCCTCCGCCAGGATGCCCATGTGTCCGCCCAGGCAGGGTCCGCAGGTAGGCGTGCTGACAACGGCGCCGGCCTCGATAAAGGTCCGCAGGTAGCCGGCTTCCATGGCGTCGAGGTAAATCTGCTGGGTGGCGGGAATGATAATGACGCGCAGTCCATGGGCGACTTTTTTACCGGCCATGATGTCAGCGGCTGCGCGCAGATCATTCAGCCGGCCGTTGGTGCAGGAGCCGATGACCACCTGGTCGATGGCGATGCGGTCGATGGCCTGAACTTCGAAGGTATGATCCGGGCTGTGCGGAAAGGAAACTGTCGACTGGATCTGTGACAGATCGATGTCGTAAACCTCGTCATAGACGGCATCCGGATCCGGGGCATAGACTCTGGCCGGCTGAGCGCCATGGGATGTCAGGTACTCCCGGGTCCGCTCATCCACCGGGAAGATGCCGTTCTTGGCGCCGGCTTCGATGGCCATGTTGGCCATGGTGAAGCGGTCATCCATGGACAGGCTGGCTACCCCTTCGCCGGAGAACTCCATGGAGCGGTAGCGGGCGCCATCCACGCCGATCCGGCCGATGATGTGGAGGATTGCGTCCTTGCCGCTGACCCAGCGAGAAAGCTTGCCGCTGAGGCGGAAGGACAGGGCCGAGGGCACCCGGAACCAGGCCTGGCCCATGGCCATTCCTGCTGCCATGTCGGTGGAACCCACGCCGGTGGAAAAAGCCCCCAGGGCACCGTAGGTGCAGGTGTGGGAGTCGGCGCCGATGACGACGTCCCCGGCGGTGACCAGGCCTTTCTCGGGCAGAAGGGCATGCTCGATGCCCATTTCTCCGACTTCAAAATAGTGGATGATCTGCTGGTCCCGGGCGAATTCGCGCATGATCCGGGCCTGGCCGGCGGACAGGATGTCCTTGTTGGGGGCAAAGTGGTCGGGAACCAGGGCGATCTTTGCCCGATCAAAGACCCTGCCCCCTCCCATCTTGTTAAACTCGCGGATGGCGGGCGGGGTC is a window from the Clostridiaceae bacterium HFYG-1003 genome containing:
- the leuC gene encoding 3-isopropylmalate dehydratase large subunit, producing MGMTMTQKILAAHAGKDQVQPGDFIMADLDLVLGNDITTPPAIREFNKMGGGRVFDRAKIALVPDHFAPNKDILSAGQARIMREFARDQQIIHYFEVGEMGIEHALLPEKGLVTAGDVVIGADSHTCTYGALGAFSTGVGSTDMAAGMAMGQAWFRVPSALSFRLSGKLSRWVSGKDAILHIIGRIGVDGARYRSMEFSGEGVASLSMDDRFTMANMAIEAGAKNGIFPVDERTREYLTSHGAQPARVYAPDPDAVYDEVYDIDLSQIQSTVSFPHSPDHTFEVQAIDRIAIDQVVIGSCTNGRLNDLRAAADIMAGKKVAHGLRVIIIPATQQIYLDAMEAGYLRTFIEAGAVVSTPTCGPCLGGHMGILAEGERAVSTTNRNFVGRMGHATSEVYLASPAVAAASAIKGYIAHPSELEER